The proteins below come from a single Branchiostoma floridae strain S238N-H82 chromosome 5, Bfl_VNyyK, whole genome shotgun sequence genomic window:
- the LOC118416546 gene encoding uncharacterized protein LOC118416546 — MPGEKQQHVLEMHLLENERRVAWKSDRLEQSRLLPRLQNIDKRLLDINNKENSRKRVQQTTPLQGGYTRTALPKKSNEKEENAAISKMSSTWTGDIQYPDVFQDSHGVTQKQGGIKLDPDTKPFKSRATSLPEHPFIQRTLYHIPVRSKGSSRLEPKDKDVSPHIKLPSKTKKNRDHKRSSKSTDEESSKGPVKPRLVRRPRMDAKVLASLLNVDESSVEKQDQVFQTARLKADAALRVLADDTQENAGENEQKNKKTSAKIQRRASVASMHMSSDLLKVGFPALKAVKQTWPNTKQLPASSSSFSRVRRSSLPSLSTTNHGKFLAPGSTATRRASIGSTNFRTSSLDKLENVIEENEENLHNSERDDTISNLIQSVLPLSRRKKQLYGQQ, encoded by the exons ATGCCAGGAGAGAAACAACAGCATGTCTTGGAAATGCACCTGCTGGAGAATGAAAGACGAGtcgcctggaaatccgacag ATTGGAACAGAGTCGCTTGTTGCCTCGTCTTCAGAACATAGACAAACGCCTTCTGGACATAAACAACAAGGAGAATTCGAGAAAACGGGTGCAACAGACGACACCATTACAAGGAGGATACACCCGGACGGCGTTGCCAAAGAAATCGAACGAAAAGGAGGAAAATGCAGCCATATCTAAAATGTCTTCGACCTGGACGGGAGATATCCAATACCCAGACGTGTTTCAAGACTCGCACGGCGTTACCCAAAAGCAAGGAGGTATAAAACTCGACCCTGATACTAAACCGTTTAAGAGTCGAGCAACCTCTTTACCGGAGCATCCTTTCATACAACGGACTTTGTACCATATTCCCGTGAGATCTAAAGGGTCAAGTCGCTTAGAACCAAAAGACAAAGACGTTTCACCGCATATAAAGTTGCCCTCGAAAACTAAAAAGAATCGCGATCACAAACGTTCCTCAAAATCTACCGACGAAGAAAGCAGCAAGGGACCGGTCAAACCCAGACTAGTCCGCCGCCCCAGGATGGACGCGAAAGTTCTCGCATCCCTCTTGAACGTGGACGAATCTTCCGTTGAAAAACAGGACCAGGTTTTCCAGACAGCGAGACTAAAAGCTGATGCGGCTCTCAGAGTACTCGCAGACGACACTCAAGAAAATGCAGGAGAGAACGAACAGAAGAACAAGAAGACTTCGGCTAAGATCCAGCGTAGAGCGAGCGTAGCGTCCATGCATATGTCAAGTGACTTGTTAAAAGTCGGCTTTCCTGCTTTGAAGGCTGTAAAACAAACGTGGCCCAACACCAAACAGTTACCGGCCAGCTCCAGTTCTTTCTCTCGGGTCCGGAGAAGCTCCCTACCGTCTCTTTCCACCACGAACCACGGTAAGTTTTTGGCGCCGGGTTCAACTGCCACGAGAAGGGCGAGCATCGGGTCGACAAACTTTAGAACCTCGTCTTTGGACAAGCTCGAAAACGTGATCGAAGAAAACGAGGAGAACTTACATAACTCTGAACGGGACGATACCATAAGCAACTTGATACAAAGTGTTCTGCCGTTATCACGACGGAAGAAGCAACTATATGGACAACAGTAG